The Saccharomyces cerevisiae S288C chromosome VII, complete sequence genome includes a region encoding these proteins:
- the ROG1 gene encoding putative lipase ROG1 (Lipase with specificity for monoacylglycerol; preferred substrate is 1-oleoylglycerol; null mutation affects lipid droplet morphology and overexpression causes increased accumulation of reactive oxygen species) → MSLTPTNEILFHYKSSVKVGELERYVITYHLYDGEEIPPDLNLNSLWLKVRNMNPLSYRAAYLMGPFMLYCDVKTAQYHHSQKIVASVDYPKFEPNVQTQQDFVAELSVHNIRQKYVWIADVMSQILFTTNTNVTYEVTIGTSKESVENPHDLPSHLGSYSPKLTVNRLTTLDLWNLPVQITTPQKKKHLVVLTHGLHSNVSTDLVYIMEQIYKAQKNYPHEQIVVKGYRGNVCQTEKGVKYLGTRLAEYIIQDLYDESIRKISFVGHSLGGLIQAFAIAYIYEVYPWFFKKVNPINFITLASPLLGIVTDNPAYIKVLLSFGVIGKTGQDLGLENDVEVGKPLLYLLSGLPLIEILRRFKRRTVYANAINDGIVPLYTASLLFLDYNDILEQLQKLKENSKKSPLINDASTPVNQDFFNKTFISPLTKMLSILAPQKFPTENGSEIPKVSFFESASSILLPPLPERAYIMDPDSRDPVIIHDKIYNEDDIPQSEFDIEDGFFGKKNILLQAFFAGKKERAKYRNLEETIARRWHEGMAWRKVVVALKPDAHNNIIVRRKFANAYGWPVIDHLIDVHFNGDDDDDNDENDDINSTQVVEPIQSVTEGKKKYRKAENIPQEYGWLNKVETNGVFDEGPTGMISTVGEIVEALAKRGFSAVIDRRNASEDPNDEVLRFEEMNSDLVQ, encoded by the coding sequence ATGTCTCTGACACCAACTAATGAAATATTGTTTCATTACAAGTCTTCAGTGAAGGTTGGTGAACTTGAGAGATATGTAATTACTTATCATCTTTATGACGGTGAGGAAATTCCACCagatttgaatttaaattCCTTGTGGTTAAAGGTGAGAAATATGAATCCGTTATCGTATAGAGCTGCGTACCTAATGGGTCCATTCATGCTTTATTGCGATGTAAAAACTGCCCAATATCATCATTCCCAAAAAATAGTTGCTTCAGTTGATTACCCCAAATTTGAACCGAATGTGCAAACTCAACAAGATTTCGTGGCTGAACTTTCAGTACATAACATACGACAGAAATACGTATGGATTGCTGATGTGATGAGTCAAATATTGTTCACTACAAATACGAACGTCACTTACGAAGTCACTATTGGAACTAGTAAAGAGTCAGTAGAAAATCCGCATGATCTGCCATCTCATCTAGGTTCTTATAGCCCTAAACTTACAGTGAACAGGTTAACTACCTTGGATTTGTGGAATCTTCCCGTTCAGATTACCACACcacagaaaaagaaacatctTGTAGTTTTGACACATGGTTTACATTCTAATGTGTCGACCGATCTAGTGTATATTATGGAACAGATATACAAAGCACAAAAGAATTATCCCCACGAACAAATTGTTGTGAAAGGTTATAGGGGAAATGTCTGTCAAACTGAGAAGGGAGTTAAGTATTTAGGTACTCGTTTGGCCGAATATATTATCCAGGATTTGTACGATGAATCCATCCGCAAGATTTCTTTTGTAGGTCATTCATTGGGTGGCCTAATCCAGGCTTTCGCAATAGCGTACATTTATGAAGTCTACCCTTGGTTTTTTAAAAAGGTGAATCCAATaaattttattactttAGCTTCACCGCTTTTAGGTATAGTCACAGATAATCCCGCCTATATTAAAGTACTACTTTCATTCGGGGTTATTGGAAAAACAGGTCAAGACTTGGGTTTGGAAAATGATGTTGAAGTAGGCAAACCGCTTCTCTACTTGCTATCTGGTCTGCCCTTGATAGAGATTTTGCGTAGGTTCAAAAGGAGGACAGTATATGCGAACGCTATTAATGACGGAATTGTCCCATTGTATACCGCATCGCTATTGTTCCTAGACTATAATGATATCTTGGAGCAATTACAGAAACTAAAGGAGAACAGCAAAAAATCACCGCTAATAAATGATGCTTCAACACCTGTGAATcaagatttcttcaataaaacTTTCATTTCGCCTCTGACTAAAATGTTGAGTATACTGGCGCCACAAAAGTTTCCTACGGAGAATGGTTCCGAAATTCCTAAAGTATCATTTTTCGAGTCAGCAAGCTCAATTCTCCTTCCTCCTTTACCTGAAAGAGCGTACATAATGGATCCAGATTCAAGAGATCCTGTAATTATTCATGATAAGATATACAATGAGGATGACATTCCACAATCCGAATTTGATATCGAAGACggtttttttggtaaaaagaatatactCCTTCAGGCTTTTTTTGcaggaaagaaagaacGTGCGAAGTATCgaaatttggaagaaacGATTGCTCGAAGGTGGCATGAAGGAATGGCATGGAGAAAGGTTGTCGTTGCTTTAAAACCTGACGCTCACAACAACATTATAGTCCGAAGAAAGTTTGCCAACGCATACGGTTGGCCCGTTATCGATCATCTGATAGATGTCCACTTCAATggtgatgacgatgacgatAACGATGAAAATGACGATATCAATTCCACACAAGTTGTTGAACCTATTCAGAGCGTAACcgaaggaaagaaaaagtataGGAAAGCTGAAAACATTCCTCAAGAATATGGATGGTTGAATAAGGTTGAAACAAACGGAGTCTTTGACGAAGGTCCTACGGGAATGATATCAACTGTTGGTGAAATAGTCGAGGCGTTAGCTAAAAGAGGATTTAGCGCCGTAATCGACAGGAGAAATGCCTCGGAAGATCCGAATGATGAGGTCCTTCggtttgaagaaatgaataGTGATTTGGTACAATGA
- the MRF1 gene encoding Mrf1p (Mitochondrial translation release factor RF1; involved in stop codon recognition and hydrolysis of peptidyl-tRNA bond during mitochondrial translation; lack of MRF1 causes mitochondrial genome instability) has product MWLSKFQFPSRSIFKGVFLGHKLPLLVRLTSTTTNSKSNGSIPTQYTELSPLLVKQAEKYEAELKDLDKDLSCGIHFDVNKQKHYAKLSALTDTFIEYKEKLNELKSLQEMIVSDPSLRAEAEQEYAELVPQYETTSSRLVNKLLPPHPFADKPSLLELRPGVGGIEAMIFTQNLLDMYIGYANYRKWKYRIISKNENESGSGIIDAILSIEEAGSYDRLRFEAGVHRVQRIPSTETKGRTHTSTAAVVVLPQIGDESAKSIDAYERTFKPGEIRVDIMRASGKGGQHVNTTDSAVRLTHIPSGIVVSMQDERSQHKNKAKAFTILRARLAEKERLEKEEKERKARKSQVSSTNRSDKIRTYNFPQNRITDHRCGFTLLDLPGVLSGERLDEVIEAMSKYDSTERAKELLESN; this is encoded by the coding sequence ATGTGGCTTTCAAAGTTCCAGTTCCCCTCGAGGTCCATCTTTAAGGGTGTTTTTTTGGGTCACAAGTTGCCGTTACTAGTGCGACTGACATCAACAACGACTAACTCTAAGAGCAACGGCAGCATCCCAACACAATACACAGAACTCTCTCCGTTACTTGTTAAGCAAGCGGAAAAGTATGAAGCTGAACTAAAAGATCTTGACAAAGACCTTTCTTGCGGCATTCATTTTGACGTGAATAAGCAGAAACATTATGCTAAATTATCAGCGCTCACTGATACATTTATTGAGTATAAGGAAAAACTAaatgaattgaaaagtttaCAAGAAATGATTGTATCTGATCCATCATTAAGGGCGGAGGCTGAACAAGAATATGCAGAACTGGTCCCCCAATATGAAACGACCTCCTCAAGATTGGTAAATAAACTTCTTCCACCGCATCCGTTCGCAGATAAACCTAGCTTACTAGAGCTTCGACCGGGTGTAGGTGGCATTGAAGCCATGATTTTTACCCAGAATCTATTGGATATGTATATTGGCTATGCCAACTATAGAAAATGGAAGTATCGAATTATATcgaaaaatgaaaacgaAAGTGGGTCAGGCATTATCGATGCCATTCTGAGCATTGAAGAAGCCGGATCTTACGATCGTTTGAGGTTTGAAGCAGGCGTTCACAGGGTGCAGAGAATTCCTAGTACGGAGACTAAAGGAAGGACGCACACATCCACTGCTGCCGTGGTTGTGTTACCTCAAATTGGTGACGAATCTGCTAAATCTATTGACGCTTATGAAAGAACATTTAAACCTGGTGAAATCAGAGTTGACATCATGCGTGCAAGCGGGAAAGGTGGTCAACATGTGAATACGACAGACTCTGCTGTCAGATTAACCCATATCCCCTCTGGAATTGTTGTTTCCATGCAAGATGAAAGATCTCAACACAAGAATAAGGCTAAAGCATTTACGATCTTAAGAGCGAGACTTGCAGAGAAGGAAAGGCTGgaaaaggaggaaaaagaaagaaaagcaagaaagaGTCAGGTTTCTAGCACCAATAGGTCTGATAAAATTAGAACATACAATTTTCCACAGAACAGAATCACTGATCATAGGTGCGGGTTCACATTGTTGGACCTGCCAGGTGTGTTATCTGGAGAACGATTGGACGAAGTTATTGAGGCAATGTCTAAATATGATAGCACCGAACGGGCAAAAGAATTATTGGAGAGTAACTGA
- the GPI10 gene encoding putative glycosylphosphatidylinositol-alpha 1,2 mannosyltransferase (Integral membrane protein involved in GPI anchor synthesis; putative alpha 1,2 mannosyltransferase required for addition of the third mannose onto the glycosylphosphatidylinositol (GPI) core structure; human PIG-Bp is a functional homolog) codes for MAHEVHRIKPKLGRTQIFWVFLAFRVLNAVLTRTFFQADEFWQALEPAHWKAFKYGELTWEWKFGVRSYLFPMIFELTYRLVSLSSILLHYALLLLSTIGSDLLILLLPKYELSWQVAEDLKRLPFDVTRSFEYYGVIYAPKIVMAVLASIGEYYIVRFVQKLYLLTLDKRNEKEEEERRSGLSEITKFALLLSLTNFFNCFFITRTFINSFEMILTSIALYYWDWTGGQMIKESSFTKSLIFAFLACLQRPSSGLIWVIPSISLILNLVGKKQYHLLFITFSKVLRSFFLVFTANAIIDMYFYEKVTFPFFRFLKFNFTTPLSKFYGVAPWHFHFFQSLPIVLGASIPAFAFGLFFPLSKRSFPKKYLNPFFQVKLTILLNLLVYSTLPHKEFRFIFPLQPLFILISSFGLLRLDRDYWKRLSGLKSLLWLVPFVSVFIALLLDTFHESGSIEVMKFLHEEPEIDSLGFIMPCHSTPGQSYLHRSDIQDLWSITCNPPLHLLGDPEAYSKLETYMDESDHLYDDISAFIYKNFPPPFRKDLRSPGKTYSHEWPTYLVVFEHMENAFLKDFLKDSSYIEYNRFFNSLAHWDSRRSGDIIIYYKLPFDYSDIPAADI; via the coding sequence ATGGCTCACGAGGTTCATAGAATAAAACCTAAACTAGGACGGACCCAAATATTTTGGGTTTTTCTAGCCTTTAGAGTACTGAATGCAGTTCTGACGAGAACCTTCTTTCAGGCTGATGAGTTTTGGCAAGCATTGGAGCCGGCACATTGGAAGGCTTTCAAGTATGGTGAACTGACTTGGGAATGGAAATTCGGAGTTCGTAGCTATTTATTTCCGATGATTTTTGAGCTGACTTATAGATTGGTTTCTCTATCGTCAATCCTTCTTCACTATGcacttcttcttctctcAACGATAGGGTCTGATTTATTAATTTTACTACTGCCGAAATATGAGTTAAGTTGGCAAGTCGCTGAAGACTTGAAGAGGCTTCCTTTTGATGTCACACGGTCGTTCGAATATTATGGTGTGATATATGCGCCAAAAATAGTTATGGCAGTACTAGCTTCCATAGGGGAATATTATATCGTAAGATTTGTTCAAAAGCTCTATTTACTTACACTTGATAAGAGAAACGAGAAGGAGGAAGAGGAGAGACGCAGCGGTTTATCCGAGATTACGAAGTTTGCACTGCTTTTAAGTTTaactaatttttttaattgctTTTTTATTACAAGAACGTTCATCAACTCTTTTGAAATGATTTTAACTTCTATTGCCCTCTACTACTGGGACTGGACAGGCGGACAAATGATAAAAGAGTCATCTTTTACTAAGTCGCttatttttgcatttcTGGCATGTTTGCAAAGACCCAGCAGTGGACTTATTTGGGTAATTCCCAGCATTTCCCTAATATTAAACTTGGTAGGCAAAAAGCAGTATCATTTACTTTTCATCacattttccaaagttttacggtctttttttctggtaTTTACTGCAAATGCAATTATCGACATGtatttttatgaaaaagTAACGTTTCCCTTTTTCCGATTTCTAAAATTCAATTTCACAACACCATTATCAAAGTTTTATGGGGTAGCTCCTTggcattttcatttctttcaaagcttACCTATCGTATTAGGTGCAAGTATTCCCGCTTTTGCATTTggattattttttccactAAGCAAAAGGAGTTTCCCAAAGAAGTATTTAAACCCGTTTTTCCAAGTGAAACTCACTATCTTGTTGAATCTGTTGGTGTACTCTACGTTACCTCATAAGGAATTTAGGTTCATCTTCCCATTACAGCCACTTTTCATATTAATATCATCATTTGGCCTTTTGAGACTTGATAGAGATTATTGGAAAAGACTATCTGGCCTAAAATCTTTACTCTGGCTTGTTCCATTCGTGTCGGTGTTCATCGCATTACTTTTGGACACATTCCACGAATCTGGATCTATCGAagttatgaaatttttacatGAAGAGCCAGAAATAGATAGTTTGGGATTCATAATGCCCTGTCATTCGACACCTGGTCAAAGCTATTTACACCGCAGTGACATTCAAGATCTGTGGTCGATTACTTGTAACCCTCCATTGCATTTACTTGGAGACCCAGAGGCTTACTCCAAACTAGAGACCTACATGGATGAAAGTGACCATTTGTATGACGATATATCGGCATTCatttacaaaaatttcCCACCGCCTTTTCGTAAGGATCTAAGGAGTCCAGGTAAAACATACAGCCACGAATGGCCAACATATTTGGTTGTTTTCGAGCACATGGAAAACGCATTTCTAAAGGATTTCCTGAAAGATTCATCATACATTGAATACAATAGATTCTTCAACTCTCTTGCGCACTGGGATTCAAGAAGATCAGGAGACataataatttattataAATTACCATTCGATTATAGCGATATTCCAGCGGCAGATATTTAA
- the HUL5 gene encoding ubiquitin-ubiquitin ligase HUL5 (Multiubiquitin chain assembly factor (E4); proteasome processivity factor that elongates polyUb chains on substrates, opposing Ubp6p, a branched polyubiquitin protease; required for retrograde transport of misfolded proteins during ERAD; required for ubiquitination of a subset of cytosolic misfolded proteins upon heat shock), whose translation MLNFTGQTRRRNVNLGNRTRNSKKDLLEKAKRERERRAQDKLKEDASKTIQKSIRRHFSNVRLFKNTFTSSQLVHMIPAYGGKLIYYISQYDLQQLLKLSHNFLSSYPNSLGNRQLLSLLKLYQDDALVAETLSDLNMDCPTVDEFLDSLSVYLCRASFLSYSSASKLADVIEAWEVMHSSASISIFSISIGSYEKRPFALQFYCILAERNLLPQLINTNPILWDNMAKTYSHCSKGGQKNIAKLLIPNFNNHIAPSVLRSDNDYVLKFYEKAFIDEVIATTANYVSDEDHVKNLMCYIASSPNQSCKNSVLITLLSNKDFVRRLSWEFFHTKFNASKTEAHPLFSVLAQLIDMHLLISTDRELLDYNSVIPIEELKKFTSTLKDFTFRQYWELPKSERNPMLKEAVPLLSKVYERDSRLHFLSTENNPTYWENSEKQFLNLRFYEELQEYEDLYREHLEEESDEDMEKEIDLDKERPPLKSLLLNKMKKRLKSSLRFRKLEILLELPFFIPFEERVDLFYMFIALDKKRLSLDDDHNLINMFTPWASTGMRKQSAIISRDNVLEDAFNAFNSIGERFKASLDVTFINEFGEEAGIDGGGITKEFLTTVSDEGFKDPKHELFRTNDRYELYPSVVYDATKLKYIWFLGKVVGKCLYEHVLIDVSFADFFLKKLLNYSNGFLSSFSDLGSYDSVLYNNLIKLLNMTTDEIKSLDLTFEIDEPESSAKVVDLIPNGSKTYVTKDNVLLYVTKVTDYKLNKRCFKPVSAFHGGLSVIIAPHWMEMFNSIELQMLISGERDNIDLDDLKSNTEYGGYKEEDQTIVDFWEVLNEFKFEEKLNFLKFVTSVPQAPLQGFKALDPKFGIRNAGTEKYRLPTASTCVNLLKLPDYRNKTILREKLLYAINSGARFDLS comes from the coding sequence ATGTTAAACTTCACCGGTCAAACAAGGAGAAGAAATGTCAATTTAGGGAATAGGACTCgaaattcaaagaaggATTTACTGGAAAAGGCCAAAAGGGAACGTGAAAGGAGAGCACAAGATAAGCTCAAAGAAGACGCCAGTAAAACCATTCAAAAAAGCATCAGAagacatttttcaaatgtgAGACTCTTCAAAAACACATTTACTAGTTCGCAACTTGTTCATATGATACCAGCTTACGGGGGCAAATTAATCTATTACATTTCTCAATATGATCTGCAGCAACTGCTAAAATTATCtcataattttttgagTTCTTATCCTAATTCTTTAGGCAACAGACAGCTATTGAGCTTGTTGAAGCTATATCAAGATGATGCACTGGTGGCTGAAACTCTAAGCGATCTTAACATGGACTGCCCTACAGTTGACGAATTTTTAGATAGTCTATCCGTTTATCTCTGTCGGGCTTCCTTTTTGAGTTATTCCTCAGCTTCTAAGCTAGCTGATGTCATAGAAGCATGGGAAGTAATGCATAGCAGTGCCTCCATTAGTATTTTTTCGATATCGATAGGATCTTACGAAAAACGGCCATTTGCACTACAGTTTTATTGCATACTTGCCGAAAGAAACCTTTTGCCCCAACTTATCAACACAAATCCGATATTATGGGATAACATGGCAAAGACATATTCACACTGTAGTAAAGGTggccaaaaaaatatcgCCAAGCTACTCATACCAAACTTCAACAATCATATTGCTCCATCAGTCTTGCGTAGTGATAACGACTATgtcttgaaattttatgaaaagGCATTTATAGACGAAGTTATTGCTACTACTGCAAATTACGTTTCTGATGAAGATCACGTGAAGAATTTGATGTGCTACATTGCAAGCTCTCCCAATCAAAGCTGTAAGAATTCTGTCCTTATTACCTTACTGTCTAACAAAGACTTCGTGAGAAGGCTCTCATGGGAATTCTTTCACACTAAATTCAACGCCAGCAAGACTGAGGCTCACCCCCTGTTTTCAGTTTTGGCACAGCTTATCGACATGCACCTTTTAATATCGACAGATCGGGAGTTATTAGACTACAACTCTGTGATACCTATCGAAGAACTAAAGAAATTTACATCCACGTTAAAAGATTTTACTTTCCGACAATATTGGGAACTACCTAAAAGTGAAAGGAACCCTATGTTAAAGGAAGCAGTACCACTTTTGAGCAAAGTCTACGAAAGGGACTCAAGATTGCACTTTCTATCCACGGAGAATAATCCAACCTATTGGGAAAACTCTGAAAAgcaatttttaaatttgaGATTTTACGAAGAATTACAGGAGTACGAAGATCTGTATAGAGAACACTTAGAAGAGGAAAGTGATGAGGAtatggaaaaggaaatagaTCTTGATAAAGAAAGGCCTCCTTTGAAGTCTTTattattgaacaaaatgaaaaagagaTTAAAGTCATCATTACGTTTCCGAAAGTTGGAAATACTTTTGGaattaccattttttattccttttgaagaaaggGTGGacttattttatatgttcATCGCACTGGACAAGAAGCGATTATCTTTAGATGACGATCACAACTTGATCAATATGTTTACCCCCTGGGCCTCCACCGGTATGAGGAAGCAATCCGCTATCATCTCTAGGGATAATGTCTTAGAAGATGCTTTCAACGCATTTAACTCTATAGGAGAAAGGTTCAAAGCTTCATTAGATGTTACTTTTATTAATGAATTTGGTGAAGAAGCTGGTATTGATGGGGGCGGCATTACCAAGGAATTTTTAACTACTGTGTCTGATGAAGGATTTAAAGATCCAAAGCACGAGTTATTTCGGACGAATGATCGCTACGAATTATATCCTTCTGTTGTTTATGACGCTACGAAACTTAAGTATATATGGTTTCTGGGAAAGGTTGTAGGCAAATGTCTATATGAGCATGTTTTGATAGATGTATCTTTTgctgatttctttttgaaaaaattattgaattaCTCGAACGGgtttttatcttctttttctgatCTGGGAAGCTATGATTCGGTGTTGTATAATAATTTGATCAAATTATTGAACATGACCACTGACGAGATCAAGTCTTTAGATTTAACCTTTGAAATAGATGAGCCTGAAAGTTCCGCAAAAGTTGTTGACTTAATTCCGAATGGTTCAAAAACGTACGTGACGAAGGATAATGTGTTGCTCTACGTTACTAAAGTAACGGATTACAAATTAAACAAAAGATGCTTCAAACCAGTTTCGGCATTCCATGGAGGGCTCAGTGTTATCATTGCCCCACATTGGATGGAGATGTTTAACTCTATAGAACTACAAATGTTAATATCAGGTGAGAGAGATAATATCGATTTAGACGATCTGAAATCTAACACAGAATACGGGGGttataaagaagaagatcagACAATTGTTGATTTTTGGGAGGTTTTGAATGAGTTTAAGtttgaagagaaattgaattttttgaaatttgtcACGTCCGTTCCGCAAGCTCCTCTGCAAGGCTTCAAGGCATTAGATCCAAAATTTGGTATCAGAAATGCAGGGACAGAGAAATACAGGCTGCCTACGGCATCTACCTGTGTTAATTTATTAAAATTGCCAGATTATAGaaacaaaacaattttGAGAGAGAAATTATTATATGCAATAAACTCAGGCGCCAGGTTTGACTTATCATAA